CCACGGCGTGAGCATCGGCATGTGGTTCTTCCTGCGCGCGTTGTGGGAGGAGGACGGGCTCACCCAGCGCGAGCTGAGCCGCCGAGTCAGCATGATGGAGCCGACCACGGCGACGGCGCTCGAAAGCATGGAGCGGCGCGGCCTCATCAGCCGCACGCGCAATTCCAAGGATCGGCGCAAAATCAACATTCGCCTGACAGACCGCGGCCGGCGCCTGCAGGAAGTGCTGCTGCCCTATGCGATGGAGGTTAACCGAATGGCCCTCGCCGGAATACCCGCCGGGCAAATACCGCTCTTGCGCGAGCAACTCGTGCGCATCAA
This DNA window, taken from Candidatus Binataceae bacterium, encodes the following:
- a CDS encoding MarR family winged helix-turn-helix transcriptional regulator, translating into MNSEKAMTIRAVDSRAAPSPPRKPGPEYPPGQSVGYLMRETHRAFLRALGARISRHGVSIGMWFFLRALWEEDGLTQRELSRRVSMMEPTTATALESMERRGLISRTRNSKDRRKINIRLTDRGRRLQEVLLPYAMEVNRMALAGIPAGQIPLLREQLVRIKRNLDADAIRDADSGGGSAQAGDTPLRKTRNKD